From a region of the Terriglobia bacterium genome:
- the hemQ gene encoding hydrogen peroxide-dependent heme synthase, which translates to MANPQVPSENLPPEPLTLEGSSVLHSMYRIRWSAFKGLPAARKGEMFAEFQRVFQQAEADAQTAVYSVFGHKADLMIVHFRPSFEELKAAELALDTLAIREYLEPSHSYLSVVELGLYESSLKLYRQMKSNNVAPNSPEWTSLIEENMTRQAEAMKVRLFPKIPAARYICFYPMDRRRGEEKNWYALPIENRQKQMDVHGNKGRRWAGKVLQIISGSIGFDDWEWAVDLFSNEPVNFKKLIYEMRFDEVSAEYSNFGIFMVGVRCALKDIGSLFEGTMPKFDAAPLSR; encoded by the coding sequence ATGGCGAATCCGCAAGTTCCCTCCGAAAATCTGCCGCCCGAACCGCTAACGCTCGAGGGCTCCAGCGTTCTTCACTCCATGTACCGCATCCGCTGGTCGGCGTTCAAGGGTCTTCCCGCCGCCCGCAAGGGTGAAATGTTCGCCGAGTTCCAGCGCGTCTTCCAGCAGGCCGAAGCCGACGCCCAGACCGCCGTCTATTCCGTCTTCGGCCACAAGGCGGATCTCATGATCGTCCATTTCCGCCCCAGCTTCGAAGAACTCAAGGCCGCCGAACTGGCACTCGACACCCTCGCCATCCGCGAGTATCTGGAGCCCTCGCATTCTTATCTCTCTGTGGTCGAACTCGGTCTCTACGAGTCGTCGCTGAAGCTTTACCGCCAGATGAAGTCCAACAACGTGGCGCCGAATTCGCCCGAATGGACCAGCCTTATCGAAGAGAATATGACCCGCCAGGCTGAAGCCATGAAGGTCCGACTCTTCCCGAAGATCCCCGCCGCCCGCTACATCTGCTTCTATCCCATGGATCGGCGCCGCGGAGAAGAGAAGAACTGGTACGCGCTTCCCATCGAAAACCGCCAGAAGCAGATGGACGTGCACGGCAACAAAGGACGCCGCTGGGCCGGCAAAGTCCTGCAAATCATCTCCGGCAGCATCGGCTTCGACGACTGGGAGTGGGCTGTCGACCTTTTCTCCAACGAGCCCGTGAATTTCAAGAAGCTGATCTACGAGATGCGTTTCGACGAGGTCAGCGCCGAGTACTCCAATTTCGGCATCTTCATGGTGGGCGTTCGCTGCGCGCTCAAAGACATCGGTTCGCTCTTCGAAGGCACCATGCCGAAATTTGACGCTGCACCTCTAAGCCGTTAG
- the thiS gene encoding sulfur carrier protein ThiS — MTLTINGESRTFIELATLADLVENLGLKGDRVAVELNRNIVSRSEWASTSLKDGDRLEIVHFVGGGTPQRSVAPL; from the coding sequence ATGACTCTCACCATCAATGGCGAATCCCGCACCTTCATTGAGCTCGCGACCTTGGCGGACCTCGTCGAAAATCTCGGCCTCAAGGGTGACCGTGTCGCCGTCGAACTCAATCGCAACATCGTCTCCCGCTCAGAATGGGCGTCGACTTCCTTAAAGGACGGTGACAGGCTGGAGATCGTTCATTTTGTGGGCGGCGGCACACCGCAGAGATCCGTCGCGCCGCTTTAA
- the ndhC gene encoding NADH-quinone oxidoreductase subunit A, translating to MTDNYFARYIPLLIHFVLVSIIAGAMVTLSWFIGQHKKNRVKMSPYECGMQPVGDVRGRFSVKFYLVAMLFILFDVEAVFLYPWAIRLKKLGMFGFWEMMVYIGIVLAGLFYIWKKGALDWNKPTRGEVM from the coding sequence ATGACTGATAACTATTTCGCCCGCTACATACCGTTACTAATTCACTTCGTCCTGGTCAGCATCATCGCGGGCGCGATGGTCACGCTTTCCTGGTTCATCGGGCAGCACAAGAAGAATCGCGTCAAGATGTCGCCCTATGAGTGCGGCATGCAGCCCGTGGGCGACGTTCGGGGCCGCTTCTCGGTGAAGTTCTACCTCGTGGCCATGTTGTTCATCCTGTTCGACGTGGAAGCTGTGTTCCTGTATCCCTGGGCTATTCGGCTCAAAAAGCTGGGGATGTTCGGCTTCTGGGAGATGATGGTGTACATCGGGATCGTCCTCGCAGGCCTCTTCTATATATGGAAGAAGGGCGCGCTGGATTGGAACAAGCCGACGCGCGGCGAGGTGATGTAA
- the nth gene encoding endonuclease III, with amino-acid sequence MSRGGSRMPKTSVSQQSRKPGKAGAPKKAASGGKAPKGYNPTAPERMSEILKRLDATYPNVRCALHHNSAWELLVATILSAQCTDARVNMVTPVLFAKYPTVEDFARLKPEDLEPDIRSTGFFRNKSKSLVGAAKKIVSDFGGKVPETMEELLTVPGAARKTANVVLGSWFGKNVGVVVDTHVHRISRRLELTKNNDPVRIEQDLMKVIPQAKWTDFSHQIIHHGRALCIARNPKCADCPLENICHAGDKTWSTVEMHKDAQ; translated from the coding sequence ATGAGCCGCGGCGGTTCGCGTATGCCGAAAACGTCGGTGTCCCAACAGTCGCGCAAGCCGGGAAAAGCAGGTGCGCCAAAAAAGGCGGCGTCCGGTGGGAAGGCCCCGAAAGGATATAACCCGACCGCGCCGGAGCGCATGAGCGAAATACTCAAGCGGCTGGATGCGACGTATCCCAATGTCAGGTGTGCCTTGCACCACAACAGCGCCTGGGAATTGCTGGTTGCGACAATTCTTTCTGCGCAGTGTACGGACGCGCGGGTGAACATGGTTACGCCGGTGCTGTTTGCGAAGTATCCGACGGTGGAGGATTTTGCGCGGCTGAAGCCGGAGGACTTGGAGCCGGATATTCGGTCGACGGGGTTCTTCCGCAACAAGTCGAAATCGCTGGTGGGGGCGGCGAAAAAGATCGTCAGCGATTTTGGCGGTAAGGTGCCGGAGACGATGGAAGAGCTGCTCACGGTTCCGGGGGCCGCGCGCAAAACCGCCAATGTCGTGCTTGGGTCGTGGTTCGGGAAGAATGTGGGTGTGGTGGTCGATACGCACGTGCATCGGATCTCGCGGCGGCTGGAGCTGACGAAGAACAACGATCCCGTCCGGATCGAGCAGGACCTCATGAAGGTCATTCCGCAGGCGAAGTGGACGGATTTTTCGCACCAGATCATTCATCATGGGCGTGCGCTGTGCATTGCACGGAACCCGAAGTGCGCGGATTGTCCGCTGGAGAATATTTGCCACGCCGGAGATAAGACGTGGTCGACGGTGGAGATGCACAAGGATGCGCAGTAG
- a CDS encoding NADH-quinone oxidoreductase subunit C, protein MPLEPAITEIEKLKDNPALACVLAWRSDAVESAKWDREEFAITLQREALREACALLRDDPQTQFNFLADITCVDWYPSEPRFEVVYNLLSISRKDRVRIKVRLDGSDPNVESLTSLWPGANFFEREVFDLFGVRFNGHPYLRRIMMPDDWEGHPLRKDYPVEGYR, encoded by the coding sequence ATGCCACTCGAGCCCGCAATCACCGAGATAGAAAAGCTGAAAGACAATCCCGCCCTGGCATGCGTGCTGGCGTGGCGTTCCGACGCTGTTGAGAGCGCCAAGTGGGATCGCGAAGAATTTGCCATCACTTTGCAGCGCGAGGCTCTGCGCGAAGCCTGTGCCCTGCTCCGCGACGATCCCCAGACACAGTTCAATTTCCTGGCCGACATTACCTGCGTGGATTGGTATCCGTCGGAACCGCGCTTCGAAGTCGTCTATAACCTGCTTTCGATTTCTCGTAAGGACCGCGTGCGTATCAAGGTTCGGCTGGACGGAAGTGATCCGAACGTGGAGTCGCTGACCAGCCTGTGGCCGGGTGCAAACTTCTTTGAGCGCGAAGTATTCGATCTGTTTGGTGTCCGCTTCAATGGCCATCCCTATCTACGGCGCATCATGATGCCCGACGATTGGGAAGGTCATCCGCTCCGCAAGGACTATCCCGTCGAGGGCTACCGGTAA
- a CDS encoding MerR family transcriptional regulator, whose product MQSAFTSQEVAALTGITARQLQWWDERGIVSPARDGHRRLYTFDDVAEIAVICQLRRRGFSLQRVRKVIRFLQKELGKRLVETVTAGAEYHLLTDGRSIFLENSAKGVVDVLKNSRQPLLAICLSDTVHEIRAEALGANKVHKKEAVRSVAPQSHRAAAGMRRYRRANRSQIVTTGHGTGEIVS is encoded by the coding sequence ATGCAGTCGGCCTTCACATCCCAGGAAGTAGCGGCTCTGACGGGCATCACCGCCCGCCAGTTGCAGTGGTGGGACGAACGCGGCATCGTCTCGCCCGCCCGTGACGGCCACCGCCGCCTCTACACCTTCGACGACGTCGCCGAAATCGCCGTAATCTGCCAGTTGCGTCGCCGCGGCTTCAGCCTGCAGCGCGTTCGCAAGGTCATCCGCTTCCTGCAAAAAGAACTCGGCAAGCGCCTGGTCGAGACCGTAACCGCCGGAGCCGAGTACCATCTGCTCACCGACGGGCGAAGCATTTTTCTGGAGAACTCGGCGAAGGGCGTGGTCGATGTGCTCAAGAACAGCCGCCAGCCCCTGCTCGCAATTTGCCTCAGCGACACAGTCCATGAGATCCGCGCCGAAGCTCTAGGTGCGAATAAGGTTCATAAGAAAGAAGCAGTTCGCAGCGTCGCGCCGCAGTCGCACCGTGCCGCGGCGGGAATGCGTCGTTACCGCCGTGCTAATCGTTCACAGATAGTTACTACTGGCCATGGTACGGGGGAGATCGTTTCTTAA
- a CDS encoding zinc ribbon domain-containing protein, whose protein sequence is MPLYDYVCKECHKTFEIALTLAEHEKGIVRCPKCGSKKVEQEPAVFYAVTSRKS, encoded by the coding sequence ATGCCTCTATACGACTACGTTTGCAAAGAGTGCCACAAGACTTTCGAGATTGCGCTGACACTGGCTGAGCATGAGAAGGGAATCGTCCGCTGCCCGAAATGCGGCAGCAAAAAGGTAGAGCAGGAGCCGGCAGTCTTCTACGCAGTGACCTCCCGGAAAAGTTGA
- a CDS encoding DedA family protein: protein MVAKIIEALGAFVIWAISTSGYFGLVAMMAIESACIPLPSEIIMPFSGYLVYAGRFSSLAMVATLGAIGCNVGSVLAYEVGYFGGRPLVERWGKYIWLNMHDLEVAERFFAKHGSVTVFGARLLPVIRTFIALPAGIGRMPRLRFHVYTFLGSWPWCFMLAYVGFKLGERWNTDPRLKIWFHRFDGAIGAVIVLGILWFVWNHWKNRAGKSVPGTE from the coding sequence ATGGTCGCCAAAATCATTGAAGCGCTCGGTGCCTTCGTAATCTGGGCCATCTCCACCTCCGGCTATTTCGGCCTGGTCGCCATGATGGCCATCGAATCGGCCTGCATCCCTCTGCCGTCCGAGATCATCATGCCGTTCTCCGGCTACCTTGTGTACGCCGGACGGTTCAGTTCGCTCGCGATGGTCGCAACCCTCGGCGCCATCGGCTGCAACGTCGGTTCTGTACTCGCCTACGAAGTCGGCTATTTCGGCGGACGCCCCCTGGTCGAGCGCTGGGGCAAATACATCTGGCTTAACATGCACGACCTCGAAGTCGCAGAACGGTTCTTCGCAAAGCACGGGAGTGTTACCGTCTTCGGCGCGCGCCTTCTTCCGGTCATCCGAACCTTCATAGCCCTACCCGCCGGCATCGGCCGCATGCCTCGTCTTCGCTTCCACGTTTACACCTTCCTCGGCTCCTGGCCCTGGTGTTTCATGCTCGCCTACGTCGGCTTCAAACTCGGCGAACGCTGGAACACCGACCCGCGCCTCAAAATCTGGTTCCACCGCTTCGACGGCGCAATCGGAGCCGTAATCGTTCTAGGTATTCTCTGGTTTGTCTGGAATCACTGGAAGAACCGGGCAGGGAAATCAGTTCCCGGTACCGAGTAG
- a CDS encoding S9 family peptidase — MRSASLLAVLFLALIASAQNLSTPQAVTDAAKLQSLTLIDFQPIDLDKFFLTRQFDGATWSPDGKRVAFTSNISGRMNIWLVGANGGWPRQLTVSDQRQTSPVWSPDGKWIAFLSDKDGDELWDIYVVSPKSGEVKNVTMSSRTEEGRPAWSPDGKQIAYAARPKDKPAYEIDVMDIKSQKTTHITQNTPGDRYNDNPIWSKDGKLLAWTQDYADEENADVMMADVKTGKVENLTNHAKGQTFRAAAWSPDGKTILITSDAKNGHPNVGLLDVASTQIKWLTDEKWEMQAVDFTPDGKRAIWTANVDGEVSVRATDLATGMSEAFAIGGGVNTMLEIPNPVSRDGSHLLYMHDGANSPRAIWTYDFASNKAQPVTDALLAGVLPKELVEPTLVHFPSKDGKFTLSAWVYMPYNIQPNHKYPAIVYVHGGPADRSGPSFYPLLQYFVNLGYVIIAPNYRGSSGYGKTFQHADRMDAGGAELQDVVDSAEFIKKSPYVDPKNIVLMGRSYGGYLTLMGVTKFPDEWSAAVPIVPFANWFTAYQNEDATLQASDREFMGDPIANKQLWTERSPAFFVDKIKAPMLILAGGHDPRCPKTEAEAMAQAIRKHGGKVQLKVYEDEGHVFSRTENILDAYKHVSDFVKTYAPSPGCGCSVYE, encoded by the coding sequence ATGCGAAGCGCTTCCCTTCTTGCTGTTCTCTTCTTAGCACTCATTGCATCGGCCCAAAACCTTTCGACACCGCAGGCTGTTACCGATGCGGCAAAGCTGCAAAGTCTAACACTTATCGATTTTCAGCCGATTGATCTGGATAAATTTTTCCTCACGCGGCAATTCGATGGGGCGACCTGGTCTCCCGACGGGAAACGGGTTGCGTTTACGAGCAATATTTCAGGGCGCATGAATATCTGGCTGGTCGGGGCCAATGGCGGATGGCCGCGGCAGTTGACGGTCAGCGATCAGCGGCAAACCTCGCCGGTGTGGTCGCCGGATGGGAAGTGGATTGCGTTCCTCAGCGACAAGGATGGCGATGAGTTGTGGGACATTTATGTCGTCAGTCCGAAATCGGGCGAAGTCAAGAATGTGACGATGTCGTCGCGGACGGAAGAGGGACGTCCGGCGTGGTCTCCGGATGGAAAGCAGATCGCGTATGCGGCTCGACCGAAGGACAAACCGGCGTACGAGATTGACGTGATGGACATCAAGTCGCAGAAGACGACCCATATCACGCAGAACACGCCGGGCGACCGATATAACGACAATCCGATCTGGTCGAAGGACGGGAAACTCCTGGCGTGGACGCAAGATTACGCGGATGAAGAAAACGCCGATGTGATGATGGCGGACGTCAAGACGGGAAAGGTCGAGAACCTGACGAACCACGCGAAGGGGCAGACATTTAGGGCGGCGGCATGGTCGCCTGACGGAAAAACGATTTTGATTACGTCCGATGCGAAGAACGGGCATCCGAATGTCGGGTTGCTGGATGTTGCGTCGACGCAGATCAAATGGCTTACCGACGAGAAGTGGGAAATGCAGGCGGTCGACTTCACTCCGGATGGCAAGCGCGCGATCTGGACGGCGAATGTGGACGGCGAAGTTTCGGTTCGTGCGACCGATCTTGCGACCGGGATGTCCGAGGCTTTCGCGATCGGTGGCGGTGTGAATACGATGTTGGAGATCCCAAACCCGGTTTCGCGCGATGGGTCGCATCTGCTTTATATGCATGACGGAGCGAACTCTCCCCGGGCGATCTGGACTTACGACTTTGCTTCGAATAAGGCGCAACCGGTTACGGACGCTCTGCTGGCGGGGGTTCTGCCGAAAGAACTGGTTGAGCCGACGCTGGTGCACTTTCCCAGCAAGGATGGCAAGTTCACGTTGTCGGCGTGGGTATACATGCCGTACAACATCCAGCCGAACCACAAATATCCGGCAATCGTTTATGTGCATGGGGGTCCGGCGGACCGGTCGGGTCCGAGTTTCTATCCCCTGCTGCAATATTTCGTCAACCTCGGGTACGTCATCATTGCGCCGAATTACCGTGGGTCTTCCGGGTACGGCAAGACCTTTCAGCACGCCGATCGCATGGATGCGGGGGGAGCTGAGCTGCAGGACGTTGTGGATAGCGCCGAGTTCATCAAGAAGTCGCCCTATGTCGACCCGAAAAATATCGTGCTGATGGGACGCAGCTATGGCGGGTATCTGACGCTGATGGGGGTGACGAAGTTTCCGGACGAGTGGTCGGCGGCGGTGCCGATCGTTCCGTTCGCAAACTGGTTCACGGCTTACCAGAATGAGGATGCCACGTTGCAGGCTAGCGACCGGGAGTTTATGGGCGATCCGATAGCAAATAAGCAGTTGTGGACGGAGCGCTCACCAGCGTTCTTCGTGGACAAGATTAAAGCGCCGATGCTCATTCTCGCGGGCGGGCACGATCCGAGATGTCCGAAGACGGAAGCAGAGGCGATGGCGCAGGCGATCCGGAAGCACGGCGGGAAGGTACAGCTCAAGGTGTATGAAGACGAGGGGCACGTCTTCTCGCGGACGGAAAACATTCTTGATGCCTATAAGCACGTTTCCGATTTCGTGAAGACGTATGCGCCGTCACCGGGTTGTGGATGCTCGGTGTACGAGTAG
- a CDS encoding DUF5818 domain-containing protein, with the protein MKKLAFTALVLLAFGMYALAQSSQDQSAKGSGSKTTVQGCLSHSGSGYTLTDKSGTTYQLTGDTSKLEKHVGHEVQIHGTATASGEAPGASSAATSAASGEQIEVSGVKHISSTCTSGSSTGTEKSPMSEKPPMSEKPQGPPPPQQ; encoded by the coding sequence ATGAAGAAACTGGCATTTACCGCTCTGGTGCTGCTTGCATTTGGTATGTATGCGCTCGCCCAGAGTTCTCAAGACCAATCGGCAAAGGGTAGCGGCTCAAAGACCACCGTTCAGGGCTGCCTCTCCCATTCCGGCAGCGGTTACACGCTGACTGACAAGTCCGGCACCACCTATCAACTTACCGGCGATACCAGCAAGTTAGAGAAGCACGTCGGCCACGAGGTCCAAATCCACGGCACGGCGACTGCTTCCGGTGAAGCCCCGGGCGCATCTTCCGCCGCAACCAGCGCTGCGTCGGGAGAACAGATCGAAGTTTCCGGCGTCAAGCACATCTCGTCCACGTGCACCTCGGGTTCCAGCACAGGAACTGAAAAGTCCCCGATGAGCGAGAAGCCGCCCATGTCGGAGAAGCCGCAGGGTCCACCGCCACCGCAACAATAA
- a CDS encoding Bax inhibitor-1/YccA family protein, whose translation MSTSGSFLPEHTRSTVDGTVYDPTAPAQTPDLDTEEVEQSQRGLLVRVYAFMFAGLMLSALVAFWAASHTEIGAYTLRHPEGFQIVFFSEIIAVGFISRYVGNLSIPAAWALFAAYAILNGVSFSVFFLYFPPTAVMYGFLLTGMMFGAMALYGHVSGCDLGSGWNILLMGVFGFVLQILVNAVLGHTDAYYASATLGIIVFCGLASYHAGNIRDFEWEFDDDDSLQDKAAVVGALLLYLDFVNLYMMIMRAVAVLERERENEEGPSGNSTQI comes from the coding sequence ATGTCCACTTCGGGCTCATTCTTGCCGGAGCACACCCGCTCCACGGTCGACGGGACGGTGTACGATCCCACCGCTCCTGCGCAAACGCCCGACCTCGACACCGAAGAAGTAGAGCAATCCCAGCGCGGTCTCCTTGTTCGCGTATACGCCTTCATGTTTGCCGGGTTGATGCTCAGTGCTCTGGTTGCATTCTGGGCCGCCTCGCACACCGAAATCGGCGCATACACCCTGCGTCATCCCGAAGGCTTTCAGATTGTTTTCTTTTCGGAAATTATCGCCGTCGGATTCATTTCCCGCTACGTCGGCAACCTAAGCATCCCCGCGGCGTGGGCGCTGTTCGCCGCCTATGCCATCCTGAATGGCGTTTCGTTTTCCGTTTTCTTCCTTTACTTTCCGCCCACTGCCGTCATGTACGGCTTCTTGCTAACGGGGATGATGTTCGGCGCCATGGCTCTTTACGGGCATGTGTCCGGCTGCGATCTCGGTTCGGGCTGGAACATCCTCCTCATGGGCGTTTTCGGATTTGTCCTTCAGATACTCGTTAACGCCGTCCTCGGCCATACCGACGCCTACTACGCCTCAGCCACCCTCGGCATCATCGTTTTTTGCGGACTCGCCTCTTACCACGCCGGCAACATCCGCGACTTCGAGTGGGAGTTCGATGACGACGACAGCCTACAGGACAAGGCTGCGGTAGTCGGCGCTCTCCTTCTATATCTCGACTTCGTGAACCTCTACATGATGATCATGCGTGCTGTTGCAGTCCTCGAGCGCGAACGCGAAAACGAAGAAGGACCTTCGGGCAATTCGACCCAAATCTGA
- a CDS encoding universal stress protein, which translates to MSPVLAKTRLALNNILFATDFSEPSRNALPFATALARQYHSTFFVANVLEETPITSVPMDYLPPEIEGERELAQKRMVELLKSDLFHDLKTEVVIEPGFIWPVLAKVAEDRKIDLVVLGTHGRGAIKRLLLGSVAEEICRHAPCPVITIGPHVRSNLGDIGRLDKILFATDFSEGSPHAFYYAAGFAEDHDARLVLLHVVQPPSMPANVSDQLVAESEKKLRDLLTAETVLSKRPVFVTFVGSPADQILAFANRENVSLIVMGMHKPGAFAAHWPFEVAGQVIAHAHCPVLSIRS; encoded by the coding sequence ATGTCTCCTGTTCTCGCCAAAACACGCCTGGCGCTCAATAACATTCTCTTTGCAACCGATTTCTCTGAACCCTCGCGCAATGCTCTGCCGTTCGCGACCGCATTGGCTCGCCAATACCACTCCACCTTTTTTGTCGCGAACGTGCTGGAGGAAACCCCAATCACCTCTGTGCCAATGGACTATCTGCCTCCTGAAATCGAAGGTGAGCGGGAACTTGCTCAGAAGCGAATGGTCGAACTCCTCAAATCCGATCTCTTTCACGACCTCAAAACGGAAGTCGTCATCGAACCGGGTTTCATCTGGCCTGTACTGGCCAAGGTAGCCGAGGATCGTAAGATCGACCTCGTCGTTCTCGGAACTCACGGCAGGGGCGCGATCAAGCGCCTGTTGCTAGGGTCGGTAGCAGAGGAGATATGCCGGCACGCTCCTTGCCCAGTCATCACCATCGGACCGCACGTGCGGTCAAACCTGGGCGACATCGGCCGTTTAGACAAAATCCTCTTTGCCACGGACTTCTCCGAGGGTTCGCCGCATGCCTTCTATTACGCTGCCGGCTTCGCGGAGGATCACGACGCTCGACTGGTGCTCTTGCATGTAGTCCAACCTCCGAGCATGCCTGCAAACGTGAGCGATCAGTTAGTCGCTGAATCCGAAAAGAAGTTGCGAGACCTGCTCACTGCCGAAACGGTTCTTTCAAAACGGCCCGTTTTCGTGACCTTCGTCGGCTCCCCGGCTGACCAGATTCTCGCCTTTGCCAATCGCGAGAATGTGAGTTTGATCGTTATGGGTATGCACAAGCCTGGTGCTTTCGCCGCACACTGGCCTTTCGAAGTAGCGGGGCAGGTAATTGCCCACGCGCACTGCCCGGTGCTGTCGATACGTTCGTAG
- a CDS encoding SdpI family protein — protein sequence MREAPPVVEFLSILLPIVNILISLPLVLRAVPPNRWYGFRTRKTLSNADIWYVANYKGGVGLIVASVIALVARAVFMQSFEPGTGALYSVFFLLVCMAVALVVWGMQLKRM from the coding sequence ATGCGCGAAGCTCCGCCGGTCGTGGAGTTCCTCTCAATCCTGCTGCCGATCGTCAACATCCTGATTTCACTGCCACTGGTGCTGAGGGCGGTTCCACCGAACCGGTGGTACGGTTTTCGGACGCGGAAGACACTGTCGAATGCAGACATCTGGTATGTGGCGAATTACAAGGGCGGAGTGGGGTTGATTGTGGCGTCGGTGATTGCGCTGGTTGCGCGTGCCGTCTTCATGCAGAGTTTTGAGCCCGGCACCGGGGCGCTTTACAGTGTTTTCTTCTTGTTGGTGTGCATGGCGGTGGCACTGGTCGTGTGGGGAATGCAGTTGAAGAGGATGTGA
- the nuoD gene encoding NADH dehydrogenase (quinone) subunit D, with protein sequence MSSNLMQNIATVEAGEDRTMVLNMGPQHPSTHGVLRLLLEIDGETIVKIAPDIGFLHTGIEKTYEAKFYQQGIPLADRMDYLAPFSNELGFCLAVEKLLGMEIPERAVWMRVLLTELTRINSHLVWLGTHAMDIGAMTVFLYCFREREELLKLFEAIGGQRMFTSYFRVGGLAMEAPLDWFARVKKFVDTFPEKVDEYEGLLTGNPIWQQRTKGVAHISAEDVIRLGGSGPILRASGVDWDLRRDMPYCGYEKFQFKVPTHPDGDVWARYVVRVAELRESQKICKQALDGMPGGAIKADAPKIILPDREKMKTQMEALIYHFKIVTEGFTVPPGDVYQAIESPRGEIGFYVVSNGTAQPYRVHVRAPSFANLALLPAMCEGKLIADVVAAIGSIDIVLGDVDR encoded by the coding sequence ATGTCGTCGAACTTGATGCAGAACATTGCCACCGTGGAAGCAGGCGAAGACCGCACGATGGTCCTCAATATGGGACCGCAACATCCGTCGACGCATGGAGTGTTGCGCCTGCTGCTGGAGATCGACGGCGAAACGATCGTGAAGATCGCGCCGGATATCGGATTCCTGCACACCGGGATAGAAAAGACGTACGAGGCCAAGTTCTACCAGCAAGGCATTCCGCTGGCGGACCGCATGGATTACCTGGCACCTTTCTCAAACGAGCTTGGGTTCTGCCTGGCGGTCGAGAAGTTGCTTGGGATGGAGATTCCGGAGCGCGCGGTGTGGATGCGCGTGCTGCTGACCGAACTGACACGTATTAACTCGCACCTGGTGTGGCTAGGAACGCACGCCATGGATATCGGCGCGATGACGGTGTTCCTGTACTGCTTCCGCGAGCGCGAAGAACTGCTGAAGCTCTTTGAGGCAATCGGCGGGCAGCGCATGTTTACCTCGTATTTCCGCGTCGGGGGCCTGGCGATGGAAGCGCCGCTGGATTGGTTCGCGCGGGTGAAGAAGTTCGTCGATACCTTCCCTGAGAAGGTGGACGAGTACGAGGGCCTGCTGACGGGCAATCCGATCTGGCAGCAGCGCACCAAGGGCGTCGCGCATATTTCTGCGGAAGACGTGATCAGGCTGGGCGGCAGTGGTCCGATTCTTCGAGCGAGCGGCGTCGACTGGGATCTGCGCCGCGACATGCCGTATTGCGGATACGAAAAGTTCCAGTTCAAAGTACCGACGCATCCGGACGGCGACGTTTGGGCGCGATACGTTGTGCGTGTCGCCGAACTGCGCGAATCGCAGAAGATCTGCAAGCAGGCGCTGGACGGAATGCCGGGCGGGGCGATCAAGGCCGACGCCCCGAAGATCATCCTTCCGGACCGCGAAAAGATGAAGACGCAGATGGAAGCCCTCATTTATCACTTCAAGATCGTGACTGAGGGCTTCACGGTGCCGCCCGGAGACGTTTACCAGGCGATCGAGTCGCCGCGCGGCGAGATTGGTTTCTACGTCGTGAGCAATGGAACGGCACAGCCGTATCGCGTGCACGTGCGCGCGCCATCGTTTGCGAACCTGGCCCTGCTGCCGGCGATGTGCGAAGGAAAGTTGATCGCGGACGTGGTGGCGGCGATTGGGTCGATTGATATCGTGTTAGGGGACGTGGACCGCTGA